The following are encoded together in the Bacteroidota bacterium genome:
- a CDS encoding DUF2892 domain-containing protein, translating into MEKNMGSTDRTIRILVAVVIFVLYFIDVISGALAVILLILASIAIVTSLIGFCPLYKLLGISTNKKKE; encoded by the coding sequence ATGGAAAAAAACATGGGATCTACGGACAGGACAATCAGGATACTGGTTGCTGTCGTCATTTTTGTTCTGTATTTTATAGATGTAATCTCAGGAGCATTGGCCGTCATCCTGCTTATCCTTGCAAGTATTGCCATTGTAACAAGCCTCATTGGCTTTTGTCCGCTATATAAACTACTTGGAATAAGTACCAACAAAAAGAAAGAATAA
- a CDS encoding DUF190 domain-containing protein, with the protein MKTEGEAKLLKIFISSTDKFKHRPLYEVLVFAAKRYGLAGATVLKGVMGFGASSMVYSLKIWEVTEKVPMVVEMVDEAEKIDGFCEIITPYFDKVKNGCIMTVEKTEVLLYKPGMKKGKTR; encoded by the coding sequence ATGAAAACCGAAGGAGAAGCAAAACTCTTAAAGATATTTATTAGTTCTACGGATAAATTCAAGCATAGACCTTTGTATGAAGTGCTTGTATTTGCTGCCAAACGCTACGGCCTGGCAGGGGCAACAGTACTTAAGGGAGTCATGGGATTTGGCGCCAGCAGCATGGTCTATTCCTTGAAAATCTGGGAAGTGACGGAAAAGGTCCCTATGGTGGTGGAAATGGTTGATGAGGCTGAAAAAATTGATGGTTTCTGTGAAATCATTACTCCTTATTTTGATAAGGTAAAAAATGGATGCATTATGACTGTTGAAAAAACGGAAGTTTTGTTATATAAACCAGGGATGAAGAAGGGTAAGACCAGGTAA